In Strigops habroptila isolate Jane chromosome 4, bStrHab1.2.pri, whole genome shotgun sequence, a single genomic region encodes these proteins:
- the FGF3 gene encoding fibroblast growth factor 3, protein MVITWILFLTLLQEPWAPGKATGAPSSDPRPRRDAGGRGGVYEHLGGAPRRRKLYCATKYHLQIHPSGRINGTLEKNSVYSILEITAVDVGIVAIKGLFSGRYLAMNRRGRLYASENYNAECEFVERIHELGYNTYASRLYRTVPNRAGTKRKASAERLWYVSINGKGRPRRGFKTRRTQKSSLFLPRVLDNKDHEMVRLFHTNVKYRESLLKPPNRNQRRRRGH, encoded by the exons ATGGTTATAACTTGGATCTTGTTCCTGACTTTGTTGCAGGAGCCGTGGGCCCCGGGGAAGGCCACCGGAGCCCCCTCGAGCGACCCCCGGCCGCGCCGGGATGCGGGGGGCCGCGGCGGCGTCTACGAGCACCTCGGGGGAGCGCCCCGGCGGAGGAAGCTCTACTGTGCCACCAAGTACCACCTCCAGATCCACCCCAGCGGCAGGATCAACGGCACCTTGGAGAAAAACAGCGTCTACA gTATTCTTGAAATAACTGCTGTTGATGTTGGAATCGTTGCCATCAAGGGCTTGTTCTCTGGCAGATACCTAGCCATGAACAGAAGGGGCAGACTTTATGCATCA GAAAACTATAATGCGGAGTGTGAGTTTGTGGAGAGGATCCATGAATTGGGTTACAATACTTATGCGTCCCGTCTCTACCGAACTGTACCTAACAGAGCAGGCACTAAGCGCAAAGCCAGTGCAGAGAGACTCTGGTATGTCTCAATCAATGGGAAAGGACGACCCAGAAGAGGCTTTAAAACTCGCAGAACACAGAAatcctctctctttctgccCAGAGTATTGGATAACAAAGACCATGAGATGGTTCGACTGTTCCACACAAACGTGAAGTATCGAGAGAGTCTCCTGAAGCCCCCAAACAGGAACCAGCGAAGAAGGAGAGGACACTGA